The following proteins come from a genomic window of Tenebrio molitor chromosome 9, icTenMoli1.1, whole genome shotgun sequence:
- the LOC138137956 gene encoding uncharacterized protein isoform X1, with the protein MGNKLRRDPSRSKTKLFYVPESSLASKSITIPSICDAPSFHLSVKKSTSNASSEVFNWHQMQSLYLQQEFLSQDHLTTPILKVSGQVLEALKRQMGDICGDLQHGTAKMPDAIFDKFGTVVGVKNTNQASTTSTTTITKKTIVHFVTLLYVHDMILNYFRLKKSDLALDLIKQVAVSHALMGVAATEFRMMDWFIIHYLIKNKVTSDESINNLTIYLNTISNYIAKFYETQSVRSNMMTELTTEKQDDRYNKARENFRLMKKWKKQIESFKDQEQFVELLLDEQSKLHYHEEDERTIDTEILKEKDCIMKHFAKKKRIYDPTEREEEPRLIDIDEKAMTTNEIRPSSTSQRFESQSRVQRQSRERQSNTQAHRQSVVEQRQSTARQSMAEQHQSSAEQRQSKSKSLSQGQTQIP; encoded by the exons ATGGGTAATAAATTGCGCCGTGACCCATCACGCTCCAAGACCAAGCTATTCTACGTTCCTGAATCTTCACTAGCTTCCAAATCAATCACTATTCCCTCAATATGCGATGCTCCATCATTTCACTTGTCAGTAAAAAAATCCACCTCAAATGCTTCCAGTGAGGTATTTAACTGGCATCAAATGCAAAGTTTATATCTGCAACAAGAATTTTTAAGTCAAGACCATCTAACGACGCCCATTTTGAAAGTGTCAGGACAAGTGTTGGAAGCTTTGAAAAGACAAATGGGAGATATTTGTGGTGACCTGCAACACGG AACGGCGAAAATGCCTGACGCTATTTTCGATAAATTCGGGACCGTTGTTGGggtaaaaaatacaaaccaGGCGTCCACAACAAGTACGACGACGATTACGAAGAAAACGATCGTGCACTTCGTCACGTTGCTGTACGTTCACGACATGatcttaaattattttagacTGAAGAAAAGCGATCTTGCTCTTGACCTGATAAAACAGGTGGCAGTGAGTCACGCCCTTATGGGGGTTGCAGCTACAGAATTCCGG ATGATGGACTGGTTCATTATCCactatttaatcaaaaataaggTGACAAGTGACGAGAGCATCAATAATTTGACGATTTATTTGAATACGATTTCAAATTATattgcaaaattttatgaaactCAGAGTGTACGCAGCAATATGATGACAGAATTGACAACGGAAAAGCAGGACGACCGATACAACAAAGCTAGAG aaaattttcgtttgatGAAGAAATGGAAGAAACAAATAGAAAGTTTCAAAGATCAGGAGCAATTTGTTGAATTGTTGTTGGATGAACAATCGAAGCTTCATTACCATGAGGAAGATGAGAGAACTATCGACACAGAAATTCTAAAAGAAAAAGACTGCATAATGAAACACTTTGCGAAGAAAAAGAGGATTTATGATCCTACTGAAAGGGAAGAAGAACCTCGTCTAATCGACATCGATGAGAAGGCTatgac AACAAACGAGATTCGCCCATCATCTACTTCTCAAAGATTTGAAAGTCAGTCCAGAGTACAACGTCAGTCCAGGGAACGTCAGTCCAACACACAAGCACATCGTCAGTCCGTGGTAGAACAACGTCAGTCCACAGCACGTCAGTCCATGGCAGAACAACATCAGTCCTCAGCTGAACAACGTCAGTCcaagtcaaagtcactaagTCAGGGACAAACACAAATTCCCTGA
- the LOC138137956 gene encoding uncharacterized protein isoform X2: MGNKLRRDPSRSKTKLFYVPESSLASKSITIPSICDAPSFHLSVKKSTSNASSEVFNWHQMQSLYLQQEFLSQDHLTTPILKVSGQVLEALKRQMGDICGDLQHGTAKMPDAIFDKFGTVVGVKNTNQASTTSTTTITKKTIVHFVTLLYVHDMILNYFRLKKSDLALDLIKQVAVSHALMGVAATEFRMMDWFIIHYLIKNKVTSDESINNLTIYLNTISNYIAKFYETQSVRSNMMTELTTEKQDDRYNKARENFRLMKKWKKQIESFKDQEQFVELLLDEQSKLHYHEEDERTIDTEILKEKDCIMKHFAKKKRIYDPTEREEEPRLIDIDEKAMT; the protein is encoded by the exons ATGGGTAATAAATTGCGCCGTGACCCATCACGCTCCAAGACCAAGCTATTCTACGTTCCTGAATCTTCACTAGCTTCCAAATCAATCACTATTCCCTCAATATGCGATGCTCCATCATTTCACTTGTCAGTAAAAAAATCCACCTCAAATGCTTCCAGTGAGGTATTTAACTGGCATCAAATGCAAAGTTTATATCTGCAACAAGAATTTTTAAGTCAAGACCATCTAACGACGCCCATTTTGAAAGTGTCAGGACAAGTGTTGGAAGCTTTGAAAAGACAAATGGGAGATATTTGTGGTGACCTGCAACACGG AACGGCGAAAATGCCTGACGCTATTTTCGATAAATTCGGGACCGTTGTTGGggtaaaaaatacaaaccaGGCGTCCACAACAAGTACGACGACGATTACGAAGAAAACGATCGTGCACTTCGTCACGTTGCTGTACGTTCACGACATGatcttaaattattttagacTGAAGAAAAGCGATCTTGCTCTTGACCTGATAAAACAGGTGGCAGTGAGTCACGCCCTTATGGGGGTTGCAGCTACAGAATTCCGG ATGATGGACTGGTTCATTATCCactatttaatcaaaaataaggTGACAAGTGACGAGAGCATCAATAATTTGACGATTTATTTGAATACGATTTCAAATTATattgcaaaattttatgaaactCAGAGTGTACGCAGCAATATGATGACAGAATTGACAACGGAAAAGCAGGACGACCGATACAACAAAGCTAGAG aaaattttcgtttgatGAAGAAATGGAAGAAACAAATAGAAAGTTTCAAAGATCAGGAGCAATTTGTTGAATTGTTGTTGGATGAACAATCGAAGCTTCATTACCATGAGGAAGATGAGAGAACTATCGACACAGAAATTCTAAAAGAAAAAGACTGCATAATGAAACACTTTGCGAAGAAAAAGAGGATTTATGATCCTACTGAAAGGGAAGAAGAACCTCGTCTAATCGACATCGATGAGAAGGCTatgacgtaa
- the LOC138137956 gene encoding uncharacterized protein isoform X3, translating into MPDAIFDKFGTVVGVKNTNQASTTSTTTITKKTIVHFVTLLYVHDMILNYFRLKKSDLALDLIKQVAVSHALMGVAATEFRMMDWFIIHYLIKNKVTSDESINNLTIYLNTISNYIAKFYETQSVRSNMMTELTTEKQDDRYNKARENFRLMKKWKKQIESFKDQEQFVELLLDEQSKLHYHEEDERTIDTEILKEKDCIMKHFAKKKRIYDPTEREEEPRLIDIDEKAMTTNEIRPSSTSQRFESQSRVQRQSRERQSNTQAHRQSVVEQRQSTARQSMAEQHQSSAEQRQSKSKSLSQGQTQIP; encoded by the exons ATGCCTGACGCTATTTTCGATAAATTCGGGACCGTTGTTGGggtaaaaaatacaaaccaGGCGTCCACAACAAGTACGACGACGATTACGAAGAAAACGATCGTGCACTTCGTCACGTTGCTGTACGTTCACGACATGatcttaaattattttagacTGAAGAAAAGCGATCTTGCTCTTGACCTGATAAAACAGGTGGCAGTGAGTCACGCCCTTATGGGGGTTGCAGCTACAGAATTCCGG ATGATGGACTGGTTCATTATCCactatttaatcaaaaataaggTGACAAGTGACGAGAGCATCAATAATTTGACGATTTATTTGAATACGATTTCAAATTATattgcaaaattttatgaaactCAGAGTGTACGCAGCAATATGATGACAGAATTGACAACGGAAAAGCAGGACGACCGATACAACAAAGCTAGAG aaaattttcgtttgatGAAGAAATGGAAGAAACAAATAGAAAGTTTCAAAGATCAGGAGCAATTTGTTGAATTGTTGTTGGATGAACAATCGAAGCTTCATTACCATGAGGAAGATGAGAGAACTATCGACACAGAAATTCTAAAAGAAAAAGACTGCATAATGAAACACTTTGCGAAGAAAAAGAGGATTTATGATCCTACTGAAAGGGAAGAAGAACCTCGTCTAATCGACATCGATGAGAAGGCTatgac AACAAACGAGATTCGCCCATCATCTACTTCTCAAAGATTTGAAAGTCAGTCCAGAGTACAACGTCAGTCCAGGGAACGTCAGTCCAACACACAAGCACATCGTCAGTCCGTGGTAGAACAACGTCAGTCCACAGCACGTCAGTCCATGGCAGAACAACATCAGTCCTCAGCTGAACAACGTCAGTCcaagtcaaagtcactaagTCAGGGACAAACACAAATTCCCTGA
- the Nup75 gene encoding nuclear pore complex protein Nup85 gives MATSTNVKTLVTMIPNDLCRRAGVAASWLSINEFGVFAHQKLTSRVDKSSHFAPADASVFHLRPDIILFKPILRKLVNEANGTFLTVQNLMTSDADHKPELLKLSRQYRSIIRACLEDLQDEVTRADGDHREELQNYITIFYSVECIWHLCEILFVDAVPGNIVLPHLLDWIRFHFPKFERNAASMLSGDLGGLETHPDYWETVIGSLLQGRIKVVRALLKLHSDSETQPFKVVDQCLRAMPAYSMFSGTSVAEFNLQWSHWVVDVQSKIDAKLFISCYNLNLIMKLAVSDEIAWGEIQQYCEAWYELLAAWLFFTQPTVKSFELGQFAKQCITKMSIGSRIKHLDKVLLAAMEFDILQVIKEIQHMTENGWFVSHLTDLLYHSGRLNDLSVESENFHPDKLRESFLIDYGSLLMGHKSMWQVGLSYLDHCPRDGLEVAKLLLTRLPLDSELRTQKIIREALKRDLPETAQSICKVQGMICKKRGRLGHALAWALKSQDSAIVSYLSDKFLRQYAEKGAFNSVDVLDNLGSCIFASDRLIFLGKYYEFHKLYQAKEYREAASLLISLLESKIVPNFFWSTLLTETIPLLECEEMVFSSADTFVVMQCCEERENLKEMKDKLPLLRLAATRNLGRALVYEAQSK, from the exons ATGGCCACTAGCACTAACGTAAAAACACTCGTAACC ATGATCCCCAACGACTTGTGTCGAAGAGCCGGAGTAGCGGCGTCCTGGTTGTCCATAAATGAATTCGGAGTTTTCGCCCACCAGAAACTTACCTCCCGTGTCGACAAATCCAGCCACTTCGCCCCCGCGGACGCTTCAGTCTTCCATTTGCGACCtgacattattttattcaaaccGATTTTGCGGAAGCTCGTCAATGAAGCAAACGGAACATTTCTCACCGTTCAGAATTTGATGACGAGCGACGCCGATCACAAACCCGAATTGTTAAAATTGAGCCGCCAGTACCGATCCATCATCAGAGCCTGTTTGGAGGACCTGCAAGATGAAGTGACCAGAGCTGATGGTGACCATCGAGAGGAGCTACAAAATTACATAACCATTTTTTACTCAGTTGAGTGCATCTGGCACTTGTGCGAAATTCTCTTTGTAGATGCGGTTCCAG GAAATATTGTACTGCCGCATTTGTTGGATTGGATCAGATTTCATTTTCctaaatttgaaagaaatgcCGCCAGTATGTTGAGTGGTGATTTGGGTGGCCTTGAAACTCATCCAGACTATTGGGAGACTGTCATTGGGTCTTTATTACAAGGGCGCATCAAGGTCGTTAGAGCATTGTTAAAATTACACTCAGATTCAGAAACTCAACCCTTCAAAGTTGTTGATCAGTGTCTAAGAGCAATGCCAGCCTACAGt ATGTTCAGCGGGACCTCAGTTGCTGAGTTTAATCTGCAATGGAGCCATTGGGTGGTTGATGTACAATCAAAAATCGACGCAAAACTGTTTATTTCTTGTTACAATTTAAATCTTATTATGAAG CTTGCGGTTAGCGACGAAATTGCTTGGGGCGAGATCCAGCAATATTGCGAAGCGTGGTATGAATTATTGGCAGCTTGGTTGTTTTTCACACAGCCGACAGTTAAGTCGTTTGAATTGGGACAATTTGCAAAGCAGTGTATAACAAAAATGTCGATTGGAAGTCGCATCAAACACCTAGATAAAGTTCTGTTGGCAGCAATGgaatttgacattttgcaa GTCATTAAAGAGATACAACACATGACAGAAAATGGTTGGTTTGTGAGTCACTTAACTGACTTATTGTATCATTCCGGTCGCTTAAATGACTTAAGCGTCGAATCCGAAAACTT TCATCCAGACAAGTTACGTGAATCATTCTTAATCGATTATGGATCGCTTCTGATGGGACACAAATCCATGTGGCAAGTGGGTTTAAGTTACTTAGATCACTGTCCACGTGACGGTCTAGAAGTTGCAAAGTTGCTATTAACGAGACTGCCTCTAGATTCAGAGTTACGAACCCAAAAAATCATCCGGGAAGCCTTGAAACGGGACTTACCGGAAACAG CCCAGAGCATCTGCAAGGTGCAAGGGATGATTTGTAAGAAAAGGGGACGACTAGGGCACGCCTTAGCTTGGGCGTTGAAGTCGCAAGACAGCGCTATCGTTTCGTACTTGTCGGACAAATTCTTGCGACAGTACGCCGAAAAAGGCGCTTTCAACAGCGTGGACGTGTTGGATAATCTAGGATCTTGCATTTTCGCCAGCGACAGACTAATATTTTTAGGGAAGTACTACGAATTTCACAAACTGTACCAAGCGAAAGAGTACCGGGAGGCCGCAAGTCTGTTGATTTCGCTATTGGAGTCAAAAATCGTACCAAATTT CTTTTGGAGTACTCTCCTGACGGAAACTATACCGCTCCTGGAGTGTGAAGAGATGGTCTTCTCATCCGCAGACACCTTCGTCGTCATGCAGTGTTGCGAAGAGAGGGAAAATTTGAAGGAAATGAAAGATAAATTACCACTTTTGAGGCTGGCAGCGACGAGGAATTTGGGCAGGGCTCTGGTCTACGAGGCccaatcaaaataa
- the LOC138137967 gene encoding oxidized purine nucleoside triphosphate hydrolase-like produces the protein MKSPIKRDANSVATMPVGKIFTLVFLKRNNSVLLGLKTRGLGEGLWNGFGGKVEENETVANCARREVEEECGVIASDLKQIGVVRYDLDYDKSADVVHIFTCSKFDGSEKPSEEMNPIKWYKYTDIPFEQMWPDASKWYPFMLKDKYFSARVIYTDKNTIKDSIIQEFGSLSNALKLAQ, from the coding sequence ATGAAATCTCCGATTAAAAGAGACGCCAACAGTGTCGCAACGATGCCAGTCGGTAAAATCTTCACTCTGGTGTTTCTCAAAAGGAACAATTCAGTATTGTTGGGGCTGAAGACTCGAGGTCTGGGCGAGGGGCTGTGGAACGGTTTCGGCGGCAAAGTCGAAGAAAACGAAACCGTAGCGAACTGTGCTAGAAGAGAAGTGGAAGAAGAGTGCGGCGTGATTGCGAGCGATTTGAAGCAAATCGGTGTGGTGAGATACGACTTAGACTATGACAAATCGGCAGACGTCGTGCACATTTTCACCTGCTCAAAATTCGACGGGTCTGAGAAGCCCAGTGAGGAGATGAATCCAATCAAGTGGTACAAATACACTGATATACCTTTTGAACAAATGTGGCCAGATGCTTCAAAATGGTACCCCTTTATGTTGAAAGATAAGTATTTTTCAGCCAGAGTTATCTACACTgataaaaacacaataaaaGACAGTATTATCCAAGAGTTTGGTAGTTTGTCCAACGCGTTGAAACTTGCGCAATGA